In the genome of Microcoleus vaginatus PCC 9802, the window TTGAGGTACTGTGACCTTGAATGGTGCCGGTGGCCTTAATTAATTCGATCGGCCCGGCCAAATAACCGATTCGCCAGCCTGTCATCGAGTAAGCTTTGGCAAAACCGCTGCTGATGAGAGTGCGATCGAAGATTTCTTTGCCCAGGGAACCGATGCTGACGTGTTGGGCGCCGTCATATATAATTTTTTCGTAAATTTCGTCAGAAACGACTAAAATATCTCGATCGACTATCACCTCAGCCAAGGCTTTGATTTCCGCCGGAGTGTACACCATTCCCGTCGGGTTAGAAGGCGAATTCAGTACAAATAACTTGGTTTTGGGAGTAATCGCTCCACTCAGTTGTTCCGGTGTAATTTTATATCCTGTAGAAGCATCAGTCTGTACAATTACTGGCTTGCCGCTAGCGAGTTTCACCATTTCGGGGTAGCTCAGCCAGTAGGGAGCCGGAATAATTACTTCCTCTCCCGGCTCGATCAAAGCCATCATCAGATTGTAGAGCGAATGCTTGCCGCCGTTGGTGACAATGATATTTTCTGGTTGATAGTTGAGATTGTTGTCGGATTGGAGTTTGCGGACGATCGCAGCTTTTAACTGCGGTTCCCCAGCCACAGCGCCGTACTTAGTCTTCCCCTCGTCTAAAGCTTGTTTTGCCGCTGCTTTAATGTGTTCGGGCGTATCAAAGTCGGGTTCTCCCGTACTCAAACTACAGACATCAATCCCTTCGGCCTTCATGGCTTTAGCCTTAGCGGCGATCGCCAAGGTTATAGAAGGAGGAACCTCACCCACTCGTGCTGCCAACTTAATCATTGGATTTTAGATATTAGATTTTTGACTTTAGATCTTAGGGTGAGAAATGTTGATATTCAACCCTGTTGTTAGGGAATTATGACATTTGTTTACATAGTACGTAAAGGATTAAGCAATTAAAGAATAAAAATTAAAGAAGCTCTTAGTTTTAATTTTTATTTTTAAATTTTTAAATTTTGACGTTATTATTGTAGCATTTTTGATGCCTCGTTACCCTCAACGCCGATCTGCAAGCTTATGGATCTCAAATCTCTGATTCGCGACATTCCTGATTTCCCCAAGCCGGGAATTATGTTTCGAGACATTACAACTTTGCTGCGCGACCCGCAAGGGCTCAGCTACACCATTGACAGCTTAGCCGAAAAATGCTCTGCAATGTCTGTTGACTATGTGGTGGGCATGGAATCGCGGGGCTTCATCTTTGGCGCGCCTTTGGCTTATAAAATGGGAATAGGCTTTATTCCTGTCCGC includes:
- a CDS encoding pyridoxal phosphate-dependent aminotransferase, which gives rise to MKLAARVGEVPPSITLAIAAKAKAMKAEGIDVCSLSTGEPDFDTPEHIKAAAKQALDEGKTKYGAVAGEPQLKAAIVRKLQSDNNLNYQPENIIVTNGGKHSLYNLMMALIEPGEEVIIPAPYWLSYPEMVKLASGKPVIVQTDASTGYKITPEQLSGAITPKTKLFVLNSPSNPTGMVYTPAEIKALAEVIVDRDILVVSDEIYEKIIYDGAQHVSIGSLGKEIFDRTLISSGFAKAYSMTGWRIGYLAGPIELIKATGTIQGHSTSNVCTFAQYGAIAALESSQESVEKMRLAFAERRQVIFELLDAIPGISCIKPDGAFYMFVNISKTGMNSLEFCDAFLEQQQVAVIPGIAFGADDHIRLSYATDLGTIKKAVERLDKFVRSI